Part of the Primulina huaijiensis isolate GDHJ02 chromosome 15, ASM1229523v2, whole genome shotgun sequence genome is shown below.
AGTGAAAATTTCGAACACCaaaatttttcaatattcatTTTTGGCAACTATCTATTTTGAGAACTCATTCACTAAATTTGGTAATTTCACTATCATCATTAAATTAGCATTGAAGCTAACAACTTCCAATAATGAAATCTActcataaactcttttataaccAATACATTTTATCTCTATCACACTACAGTTGtcaaattcaactacttgaatttgactatctcaacaaaaacacaaaatccaatacttgtgtgaccatCAATGATTCAGAGATACAGCTAATTGTGTGTTCACTTTACTCAGATGATTCGAAACAACACTTGTTTCTTATATGCATTTACCCTAATTAGTCTCACTTCGTGCATCAACCATTTGATCACAAGAATATTAGAACTCAAGTTTGATCGCACTCATCAGATCATGATAAGAGTGTCTAGTATCATCGATCCATGATCCCCTATATATCACCAATAATGCTAGCAAGAACCAATATGTTATGGTTAGGGTACAATACAACCCCTTTACTcctatatctcgatcgaatatttaaccattggtatatcgagagtggAAAATTAATTCGATAAAATGCGATGTATCTTTCAGTAATATAGTGACATCATATGTACAACTAGAGAACTACCTTCCCTAAAGCACATATCTTATTTTGATcatatcacatatgatatccatACCCGCCATTGAGCAGTAAATCCCTCGATACAATGCATTGACTCCTATGTATTTCGGGACTACACCCAACATTGCCACTTAATGACCTCTATAGaatcggtaaacaagtcaaagtgcagtgCTCGTACGTAGAGCCTCCATGTTGTCTCGAGTCTAATGACTGATGATGTACAATCACAATAACAGattatttcactcgataagtgacaACCACTTGAAAAGTACGAGTGAGGGTTGCTCAGTTATCCATCCCATGATCACCAATCTGTATGAATTGAATTTTCCATGTatttaccaatgaaacatgacggtTATATCATATATGTTAGTCTCGAGCTCGCGGCTGAATTgattagaaaaatatttataatatttagtaCATGCGTGATGAATTTCATGATCAACCTTGCAAAATTGACCTCATGTTACTAGAGTAAATTAAAGATCTTTATCTATACAAATCACatgagtatacaaataaagtaaatatcataattagataaaatcgtaaaatattatttaattaaagattgtTTTATATTACAATTAATAAAACACAACATACAAGTTGTCTTGTtagacacctactctaacataaatatgtttatttgacTGTTAAAATAGACGGAATACTTTAAAGGCAAAGGAGGTCAATGAGCTCCTTTAATGCATCCATCTTGTATAGAAGAAGTAGATGGTGTCTGCTTAGCATAGGGGCATCATGGGATTTTTTGATTTAGGGTTGAAAGCACACGCCTTATGTGAATTACTTGCAGCATCTCCTCTCTCTATATTATAACAGATTTACTGGGAGCTCAACACCTTCCCCGTTTAAGTCTCCGAGGATTCCACCCTTATAGTTCGATTTAGACCATGACTCTGATACTATTTGTTGAACAATGGAAATCACATATCTCCATAATAATAGATATTGTCTATTTTGAGTTTAAATCCTCATGTATCTTATTAAACAATGATCTTTTTCATTATTTCCAACTTGAGACTTTAATTGAATTTCCAACAATCCTCCACTGAGATTTCCTTTTTAATTCTTTCGAAAATAATGCCGCTTGTACATCTTCAAGTGTTAAAGACTCTCTACCATAGAGAAATGTATCTGATAAGAGTCTCGTATTCTGTGGATTATGACCGCAATAGAAGCAGAGCCTGATCTTTCCGGTGAATGTCGATGGCAGTTTCTCCTCACCCTCCGATGCCAACTCAAGACTTTGTTGTTCTGATATCACTTAACAATCGAATAGCAATTCATATTGTGAAGCATTAGAACACAATATCGAAATATTGAACTATATGAAGAATCACAACAACAATTCAACAAAAAGAATTTACAGAAGAAAACTTGAGAGATTTCCTTTCCAGGgagaaaaatatgtttttgacAGTACTTGGCATGTGTTGTTCTCCTTTGAACGCATTTTCAATGCCCTGTTGAACGAGAAGTGCCCGCATTTTCAATATCCATAAGCTGAAATCATTTTTGCCACTAAACATTTCGATATCAAATTGCGCAGAATTCATTTTTGCGATCAAGAAAGTTCAACTACCGGTCAACACTTCAACTAGATGACCAACAATGAATCACCCTTtaacaaatattaataataataatttagaatattggggaaataaaagaatattttaaaacatctatAATGTTCTGCACAAATCTGATCGAACTTTCTTCAGAAACGTGTCCCTGAGAACCTCAAGCATCAACACGTATCACGCTAATTCCCGTGGCCACGTTACTATTTTAGCTTATCATCTTCCATCCACCACCGATATACCCAAGTATATATACACATGTGAACTTGTAACAATCAGTTCGGTAGAGTTCACTCCATATATTTACATATAATCTTCAACCAGCCAGTTTCTATTATCAATGGCAACCGACGATCAGAAATTCCCACCTCAGAAACAGGACACTCAGCCCGGGAAACAGCATGTTATGGACCCAATTCCCCAAGCATCAACTCAGCAATACAAATCATCCAACAAGCTTGCGGTATGAtcgatatttaattaattttcttattatttgtTCATGAATTAAGCGTGCTTTAATTAACAGGGTAAAGTGGCGCTTGTTACCGGAGGTGATTCGGGCATCGGGCAAGCGGTCTGCAACTGTTTCGCGCTGGAGGGTGCAACTGTGGCTTTTACGTACGTGAAGGGACAAGAAGACAAGGATGCGAAGGACACTCTTGAATTGTTGAGGCAATCGAAAAGCGCGGATGCGAAAGACGCCATTGCTATAGCTGCGGATTTCGGGTATGATAAGAACTGCAAACGAGTGGTTGATGAAGTGGTTGATAGGTTCAGGCAGATTGATATTCTGGTTAACAATGCTGCCGAGCAGTACAAGGCTTCTTCGGTTGAAGACATTGATGAGGAGAGGCTAGAAAGGGTGTTTAGGActaatattttctcttatttCCTCATGACCAGGTGATCATCATATATATCCCGATCATCATTGTAGCCATCTCATAGAAAGCATAAATAGTCCTTAATCTGCTGCTTTTGTTATTGCTTGTACAGGCATGCTTTGAAGCACATGAAGGAAGGTAGCTGCATCATCAACACCACATCAGTGAATGCGTACAAAGGGAACGCCAGGTTACTGGACTACGCATCGACCAAAGGGGCAATCGTGGCATTCACTCGCGGGCTCGCCCTCCAGTTGATGAACAAGGGAATACGGGTGAACGGGGTGGCGCCGGGCCCTATTTGGACACCTCTGATTCCATCATCTTTTGGTGAAGAAGAAAGTGTCGACTTTGGGAAACAAGTGCCGATGGGAAGGGCGGGCCAGCCGATTGAGGTTGCACCGAGTTATGTGTTCCTGGCTGCGAATGTCGATTCCTCTTATATAACGGGGCAGGTGCTGCATCCCAATGGGGGATGTACAGTAAATACTTGAGTTTATTGTAGTCGTGTGATACACTGATACGGTTGTTTGGTGTAATAActgttgggttttttttttctgaactCTAATCGAAATTTGGAAGTGTGAATTGGTTgtcttttattcataaaaaaacatgcaaataataataaatcaaatgTACGGAAAGAGGCATGACTTATGCACGATCTTGttcttgatggatatttttGTCTGTCACACTCTGGACTAACTGTAGATTTTGTCGACGATCCACTGAGTAGTTCTACTTTTGTCCTGTCGTTACGGTCCACCACTGAGTAGTTATTACCATTGTACGTAAGAGGTGGCCGACTTATATCACTAACTCACGTTAAGAAGAGTGTTAATTTGGACCAAATTAAGCTCTGAAAGTGACATGACCGATTTCAGATGGTGTCCAGTCGGACGTTTCTTAACAGATAGACAAATCAATTTCCAAGCCATGAAAATCACGATGTCTTCAATTTAGCAACCGATCAAAGGCGTTCGCATACAAAATCTTGGCTTTAATTTGTATTTGTTCCACTTCTTTCATGGACTGGATGCTAACAGAGTATTGCGAGATGGTCCTTGGACGTCTGAACATAATCTGCTTCTTATAGAGCAACTAGACTTTGGTGTGGTCCCTCAACAATTTCCTCTATTTCAAGCTTACTTCTGGATGCAAGCTCATGATCTTccaagggtttttttttttttttttttttttttttttgtttttttttattttttttttttttttctattttattttttttctggtttttttttttttttttttttttttaattttttttttttccatggtttttttttttttttttctctcaaatagTAGCTAGAGATATCGACAACTTGTTAGAGTATGTGTCTAGCCAATCAACTTttgatgtatatttttattgatttctatgtaaaaacaatctttattttaataatatttttatttttatccaattatgacatttactttatctttatactcatgcaagctgcatatataaagtctttgaatatacaattaTGTATCATAAGGTATATGTATCATAAAATCTACCTCTCaatgtaagatcatgaaaccCATTAGAAGTGTACTTTCTATTCTAAACTGATTATTAGTTGATTCGGTAGCCTAAAATAacgataaaggtcgctcgagcttgatATTAATATCTGTGATGTAAAAgtcatgtttcattgataaGGACACATATACGTCCATTCTTAAAGATgaatgatcatttgatgatgcaatGAACAACTATCTCTCAGACTTTCTAAGTGGTTATCGCTTATCAAGTGGAATAGTTCGCGGTTATGGTTGTATATCATTGATCTTTAGATCCAGAACAACATGGAGGCTATGCGCGCTATCATGCACTTTGACTCGTTCACCGACTTCATTGAGGATCATCAGGTGACCAGGttaggtgtagtttcgaaatatgtAGGATTCAATATATTGTAGTCGGTGGTTCAACGCTCACCTACACGTGAAGATATTttgtgtgatctgatgagttaatagtgcaaggaatctctggccaaagtaagacatgtgcattttggaaagATGTTTTCTGAATTGCACAtatcatgtcactattattactcaaaaatacatcacatcgttattgaattatgcaactctcgatataccaatgctTGCAGAgacgatcgagatatatgagttgaagcgtgggacgatgctactagacgctcttaccatgatccgatgtgTGGATTCAAACTTGAATTCTGACGTTCTTAATcaagagttgatgaaaagaatgtgacTAATTAGAGTAAGTCCGAGTATGAACAattgttattctgaatcacatggagttGTGAACTTACGGTGAGCTGTAGGCATGTTTATCGGTTCATGGGTTTCGCTTCCGACCGGTTCTGGAGCGGATGATGCGGGAACCGGACAGAACAGGTACGAAATCGGTTCCAAAGTTTTTACCTTGGAACCAATTTGAACCTCGGACCGGCTCTATTATTTGTAGATCGGTTCCAGTCTAGTTCGAACCGATTCTGGGTTCCAGTTCcgactattattattatttttatataaaattacttTAATTAATGGACATTTTTTATTTAGTGTTTTAAGTTGAAATAATACTAaatcatcataaaaataaaaaaaattaaacattgatttaacaattgatcatctaaaattcatcgcaatttattaaaatatatttttaatactcCGGATCTTCGTCGGAATTTGAgctttgaaattcgtcgatcgCTCcaacaatctttttttttttttttactgtagACCAATCTTGTAGGTATGTTAATATTTCTGGCATTAAATTAGTTCTTTATTCAACAATGATTCTTTCACATACTGAAAATGCAGATTCGGAAGCAACACTTGAACTTTGAACGTGTAGGACATCTCTTGCAATTGCCACTAACACTATATAaagttgagaatttaatttcCACCAATCAAGAACATCGAAATTATCTGTAGTCTCAATTATTGGCTTAGATAAATTTGGATCTCATTGTAATTTGTTATTGTcatcaattttattttgaacttttgtcgtttcaaattttgaaagaaGTTGAGTGCCCCACTTCTGCTTTTACATGTCGGTCTTTCATCCGACTGCGCACTCGGTTCACATTGTTTACTAGCattcaaatcaaacaattcttggaGAGATTGCATGATTGACTTTTTTTTATCGTCAACATTCTTACGAagagttttagcataatattcaaaaaaatgtCTAACTCATCTTGACTTTGACTAAAATCAAGTAATGTTGCTAAACCATGCACAATTGAGATATTCtcccaatttttaaaatttttctttccacatttgaaacataatcacGCATAACAGAATCATCACGATATtcactaaattttaaaaaaaatattgaaaatcaaaGGTAGAAACATGGTTGAAGAATGGTAGTTAATGTCAGAAAATTTCTCATttgcttctttaaaaatttctaacaaagaAACACATTTACTCAAAATAATTCAATTATCGTCAGTAAGTATTAAAGACTCTAATATTATTGTAATATGGAGTAtctaaatcttgaaaatgtaACAAAGTTTAAAGCAAGTGATATAAATAattgcatctaatttcaacagGAAGAGGaacttttttaaatttaatatcgtTTGATTCGAATAATTTTTTCCAGTCACGTATGTGTCTTCTTTCACTTAATAGTTTCTCAAAAACTTAGAATTTTTCTATAACAATATACATATGTTCATCACATGCACATTTAACATATaagttgataatatgacatgtaCATCTAACGTGAAGCAATTTACCATAAAAAAATCAGTTGTTTTAGttaatctttaatttatttaatcgcAAGAGCATTGGCACTTGTATTTTCTATTGTGaccgaaattattttattttgtatgtcataaattttaacaacatttaaaacattataGTATTATGTGACGATTCTAAATGATCTAGCTCTGAAATTCTTTTTGTGTAGTCTAAGTTTCATCAATCCAATGATATGTAACAACAATATAAGATTCATATTTCAAATTAGTCCAAATATCAGTTTTAAAACTAACtctacaagaaatatttgaaagatgtgattttaatatttctttatattctttatatatatcaaaacaatattGTTAAAACCAGGTTGAATAGTACCGGTAAATTTAACAAAACCTTATGTTCATCTACTATAAAaggttaaaaatatttgataaaaaaattaagatgcatttttgagaaatttcttttgtaattgtGAAAGATTTACCACTTGAAGGATCAATTTTTTATTGAGTAGGTTCCCTACCAAATGTTTGTAGTATATCGAGATCAAGTTTATGTACCTTGACTAAATGTTTTTTTCAAAGTGTCGATACCACAAGAACTACCACCCGTTTTGTAAGAATATCTAattttgcaaattttaaatatggcAAAAGAGTTGTTTATACCTTGTTGTTCAATATCGAAGTGATCACAAACTTGACTTCTCTTTGCTCAGACTATCGTTGTGCTCGTTGCTATTGTGTTGTTTGCTCGGGTGGACAATGACATGCCCACATCTTTGTTGGAGAGTTCCATGGCTTATTCCTCCTCGTGGCCAGGTTTGATTTCATCAAAGTTGGGGATGTACTCAAAATGTTCACCAACGTCGAAAATGTATTCACCTCCATCACCACCACGGTATGAAGATGATGCCATTGAAATTcgaattatttttatgaataaattgtgaaatagtaaataaataagaataaagaGTCTTgagtataaataaaattataacacaatTATTGAATATACTTTGAGAAATAATAGTAAAGAGAGAAATTGCTTGAACAGAAATGTAGAGTTGATAGAAAATTGATGTGTGAAAATATAAACATTGTATATTTTTAAAGAAgtgggaaaaaatatatatttgcagTTTGGCCCCTAAAATTGTGTCAAATTGCAAATAATAAATGTAGTATTCAATAGCCGTTAGCCGTGGCCTTGGGTTAGCACAgggcatttaaattttttttaaaaataaagttccAGGCCCAGTTCCTGGTCGTTCTCGGTAGCAGGTCGGATCCGACCCGGAACAGGTTTAGAACTATTAAATAATGAATCGAGTACGATTTTGGGTCCGGTTCACCCAAAATGGACCCGATTTAGGGCTTAACGGATCGGTTCCGGTCCGTTTCTGGTGCGAATCGGTCCTTAAGAATGCCTAACTAGCTGTATTTTTGAACTATTCAGGATCACACAAGAATCGAATTTTGTGTTCCCAttgagatagtcaagttcaaatagttgaatttgacattatagtttgatggagatcaaacagattgCTTATAAAATAGCTTATAAGTAGTTTCCATATTTGGAGATTGTGAAAGTTATCACGACTATTAATGTTTTGAGGAGATAACAACTGCCTATTTTAGTGAAGGTGCAATGGCGGATGCCTCACCTTGAAACTGCTCATAAATTTAATCACATGGAATAATAACTATCAAAAGAATGCAAGATATTAAAACATGAATAAACGAGGGAAAAAAAAgtaaacaaaaacaagaaatctCAGCTTAAGGACAAAGCACAATAAAGCACTATAGAAAGTCTTTAGGAAAAAAGAAgagcaaaaaacaaaaaacttgCAGCGAAATAGTGAacgataaaaatataaaaaataaataaatagacccAAACAGCCCAAGAATTTGTAAATAGACCACaataaaattaatcaataagaataattatattttttatctgTACATTCTCGACTTCAACTTTTCTCTCACTACGCAATATCCTTAACAATATCAGAAGAAATCTTGTGGAATAtgtgtttgcacaatattttgaTTTGCAGATGTGTCAGATGCAAATATGCACCGATTTGtgtaaaaattgtaaaaaaatctaaactttAAAAACACAGCGATTGTAGATACTAAATTTGATTGTCCGTTATAATTCATAAACAAATATGACGCTAAAACGAAGAAAACTATTGGAATGTGAAGAATAAACCCATGAAatcgtttatattttcaataaacgatatgaatttataagacataaaaatataacatataaaGTTGCGAAAATATAAAACGATAAGACGTAGAATGCTAGAAAATATATTGGAATATTTGAAAACTAGTGTTTGAAGATTGAAACTTAGTAGAGAGTATTTGCAGATTTTTTGTGTAGAGTCGTGTGTCCTCCCTGTTCTGGCGATTTCCTCTTTTTCTTCGCTGCATGGTGCAGTTTCTTCCACTCTTCCCATGACTCACTATCTGCACATGTTTATTTCCCATGATCTTCTCCCATTCTGCACGTTGTTTGATATactcaaacaaattttgaattaatgggCTTCTTATTTGATCGCTTCTTCCATTTATCTTCTTGGgcttaattaaattttcaacCTAATTAAATTATGGCCCCAACAAATGCCCTTCGCAAGCATTGGCCCATTGGGACAATGTGcttgtatattatttttttactctATTTCTTACTAGTATGGCTCATAAGCAGAAAAAGTCCAAGACAAATTCCAGTTTTCAGTGAAGCCAGATTCAGAATTTCAAAAGCccgttttcttcttcttcttaattgaatatcctccaaaatcttgCCGGAAATCTCATTT
Proteins encoded:
- the LOC140958650 gene encoding glucose and ribitol dehydrogenase-like, with product MATDDQKFPPQKQDTQPGKQHVMDPIPQASTQQYKSSNKLAGKVALVTGGDSGIGQAVCNCFALEGATVAFTYVKGQEDKDAKDTLELLRQSKSADAKDAIAIAADFGYDKNCKRVVDEVVDRFRQIDILVNNAAEQYKASSVEDIDEERLERVFRTNIFSYFLMTRHALKHMKEGSCIINTTSVNAYKGNARLLDYASTKGAIVAFTRGLALQLMNKGIRVNGVAPGPIWTPLIPSSFGEEESVDFGKQVPMGRAGQPIEVAPSYVFLAANVDSSYITGQVLHPNGGCTVNT